A stretch of the Nitratireductor thuwali genome encodes the following:
- a CDS encoding TRAP transporter small permease subunit, whose product MQRLATALDQVNIAVGATVRWLALIMVLVQFGTVVLRYVYGVSFIFLSESVLYLHAALFMLGAGYTLLVDAHVRVDIFYGSLSTRKKALIDILGATLFLLPSMVMIAWFSWPSVRNSWAVMEGAISVGGIPASFLLKSLIPAFCGLLVIQGLACLLRDLALYRDGTNAA is encoded by the coding sequence ATGCAGCGCTTGGCAACCGCGCTTGATCAGGTGAACATTGCCGTCGGCGCGACCGTGCGCTGGCTGGCGCTCATCATGGTGCTCGTGCAGTTCGGCACTGTGGTCCTGCGCTATGTCTATGGCGTCAGCTTCATCTTCCTCAGCGAAAGCGTCCTTTATCTGCACGCCGCGCTCTTCATGCTTGGCGCGGGCTATACGCTGCTGGTGGATGCCCATGTGCGCGTCGACATCTTCTACGGCTCGCTCTCCACGCGCAAAAAGGCGCTCATCGACATATTGGGCGCGACCCTCTTCCTGCTGCCTTCCATGGTGATGATCGCGTGGTTCTCCTGGCCGTCGGTCCGCAATTCATGGGCGGTGATGGAAGGCGCGATCTCCGTCGGCGGCATTCCGGCTTCGTTCCTCCTGAAGTCGCTCATTCCCGCATTCTGCGGCCTGCTTGTCATTCAGGGACTGGCCTGCCTACTGCGCGATCTGGCGCTTTACCGCGACGGGACGAATGCCGCATGA
- the hutG gene encoding N-formylglutamate deformylase — protein MTPVDVHQGTSPIILGLPHTGTHVPEDIRARLNDQGRLLTDTDWHVHRLYDGLLEGATTVRATFHRYVIDANRSPSGQSLYPGQNTTGLVPLIDFDNRPIWRPGHEPTEADTAERLATFHAPYHAALAAEIERVKALHGLAILYDCHSIRSHCPFLFEGRLPDFNIGTDHGRTCAPAIERAVVDVCEAADGHTSVLNGRFVGGWTTRHYGQPDNGQHAIQMELAQATYLASEALPFAYDPDKAERLRPHLKVVLERLEDIALSMKRKER, from the coding sequence ATGACCCCAGTCGACGTGCATCAGGGCACCTCGCCCATCATTCTCGGCCTGCCGCACACGGGAACCCATGTCCCGGAAGACATCCGCGCCCGTCTCAACGACCAGGGGCGGCTGCTCACCGATACGGACTGGCACGTCCACCGGCTCTATGATGGACTGCTGGAGGGCGCGACCACGGTGCGCGCGACATTCCACCGCTACGTGATCGACGCCAACCGCAGTCCTTCCGGCCAAAGCCTTTATCCCGGCCAGAACACGACCGGCCTGGTGCCGCTGATCGATTTCGACAATCGGCCGATCTGGAGACCGGGCCACGAGCCCACGGAAGCCGATACGGCCGAGCGGCTTGCCACCTTCCATGCCCCCTATCATGCGGCGCTCGCTGCCGAGATAGAGCGGGTGAAAGCTCTGCACGGCCTGGCCATCCTTTATGATTGCCACTCCATACGCTCCCATTGCCCGTTTCTCTTCGAAGGGCGGCTGCCCGATTTCAATATCGGCACCGACCACGGCAGGACATGCGCGCCTGCGATTGAGCGGGCGGTGGTGGATGTCTGTGAGGCGGCCGATGGCCACACCAGCGTGCTCAACGGCCGCTTCGTCGGCGGCTGGACGACGCGTCACTACGGACAGCCGGACAACGGGCAGCACGCCATCCAGATGGAACTCGCGCAGGCAACTTATCTCGCCTCCGAGGCCCTGCCCTTTGCTTATGATCCGGACAAGGCGGAGCGCCTGCGCCCGCATCTGAAGGTTGTTCTTGAACGCCTCGAGGACATCGCGCTGTCGATGAAAAGGAAAGAGCGATGA
- a CDS encoding TRAP transporter substrate-binding protein, which translates to MKRRQFLQTAGIAGVATGLAAPAIAQDKRTWNMVTAWPKNLPGPGVAAQMLADRITALSGGRLEVRLHAAGELVPGNGVFDAVSEGTAELYHAVPSYWGSKSRGILLFGSQPFGLRADEQLGWLMHGGGQELYDEMYGRFGLKPFLCGNSGPQWQGWFRNEINSVDDLRGLRFRTTGLASEMCAKLGMAVQAMGGGDMFQALQSGALDAGEFIGPWSDSALGFYQVAKNYYWPGVGEPSSAEECAVNMAAYEELPEDLQQAVAYACESLYNPVWTEYSTKHAQALKQLVSEHGVQVKQLPEDVMVAMGNAAGEVIAELREDDDELVKRIVESFLAYRQSIAEYMVYADNGQMNARALDYNYGG; encoded by the coding sequence ATGAAAAGACGTCAATTCTTGCAGACAGCGGGTATAGCCGGCGTGGCGACGGGGCTGGCCGCACCGGCAATCGCCCAGGACAAGCGCACCTGGAACATGGTCACCGCATGGCCGAAGAACCTGCCCGGTCCCGGCGTTGCCGCGCAAATGCTCGCCGACCGCATCACCGCACTGTCGGGCGGACGGCTGGAAGTCAGGCTCCACGCGGCGGGTGAGCTGGTTCCAGGCAATGGTGTCTTCGACGCCGTCTCCGAGGGCACGGCCGAACTCTACCATGCGGTGCCTTCCTATTGGGGTTCCAAGTCGCGCGGCATTCTCCTGTTCGGATCGCAGCCCTTCGGCCTGCGCGCCGACGAGCAGCTTGGCTGGCTGATGCATGGCGGCGGTCAGGAACTCTATGACGAGATGTATGGCCGGTTCGGGCTGAAACCTTTCCTGTGCGGCAATTCGGGCCCGCAGTGGCAGGGCTGGTTCCGCAACGAGATAAACTCCGTGGACGATCTCAGGGGCCTGCGTTTCCGCACCACGGGGCTTGCCTCGGAAATGTGCGCCAAGCTGGGCATGGCCGTTCAGGCCATGGGGGGCGGCGACATGTTCCAGGCGCTGCAGTCGGGCGCGCTGGATGCCGGCGAATTCATCGGCCCGTGGAGCGATTCGGCTCTCGGCTTTTATCAGGTCGCCAAGAACTACTACTGGCCGGGCGTTGGCGAGCCTTCCTCGGCGGAGGAATGCGCGGTCAACATGGCGGCCTACGAGGAACTGCCGGAAGACCTCCAGCAGGCCGTCGCCTATGCTTGCGAGTCCCTCTACAATCCGGTCTGGACCGAATACTCCACCAAGCACGCCCAAGCGCTCAAGCAACTCGTCTCCGAGCACGGCGTTCAGGTGAAGCAACTGCCCGAGGATGTCATGGTGGCGATGGGCAATGCGGCCGGCGAGGTGATTGCGGAACTGCGCGAGGACGACGACGAACTCGTCAAGCGGATCGTCGAGAGCTTCCTTGCCTACCGCCAGAGCATCGCCGAATACATGGTCTACGCCGACAACGGGCAGATGAACGCCCGCGCGCTGGACTATAACTACGGCGGGTGA
- the hutH gene encoding histidine ammonia-lyase, with product MILTLSPGRVSVRDLERIWREGLPVRIDPAYHGQIEAAAARIAQIAGGSEAVYGVNTGFGKLASVSIPAQDVAALQRNLILSHCCGVGAPLSAEIVRLVMALKLMSLGRGASGVRMEIIALLEAMLEKDILPVVPEKGSVGASGDLAPLAHLAAAMIGAGEAFFAGERMPAAEALAKAGLAPVTLAAKEGLALINGTQVSTALALAGLFKAHRAARAAVITGALSTDAAMGSSAPFHPEIHTLRGHRGQIDTAAALWTLLERSEIRESHREGDERVQDPYCIRCQPQVDGACLDVLRQAARTLEIEANAVTDNPLVLSDGQVVSGGNFHAEPVALAADQIALAVCEIGAIAQRRIALLVDPALSFGLPAFLAKKPGLNSGLMIAEVTSAALMSENKQMAHPASVDSTPTSANQEDHVSMACHGARRLLAMTENLYGIVGIEAVTAAQGLDLRAPLKTGAELQKAHSAIRAVVPELEADRFMAPDLEKAIELVRSGSLNASISPGILPELRSEP from the coding sequence ATGATCCTCACGCTCTCCCCCGGCAGGGTCTCGGTTCGCGATCTCGAACGCATCTGGCGCGAAGGACTGCCCGTCAGGATCGATCCGGCCTACCACGGGCAGATCGAAGCCGCGGCGGCGCGCATCGCACAGATCGCCGGCGGCAGCGAGGCCGTCTACGGCGTCAATACCGGCTTCGGTAAACTCGCCAGCGTCAGCATTCCCGCGCAGGACGTGGCCGCACTCCAGCGCAATCTCATCCTGTCCCATTGCTGCGGCGTGGGCGCGCCCTTGTCGGCGGAGATCGTTCGGCTCGTCATGGCGCTGAAGCTGATGTCGCTCGGGCGTGGCGCCTCGGGTGTGCGTATGGAGATCATAGCGCTTCTGGAAGCCATGCTTGAAAAAGATATTCTGCCGGTGGTCCCGGAAAAAGGTTCCGTCGGCGCGTCGGGGGACCTTGCCCCATTGGCCCATCTAGCAGCCGCGATGATCGGCGCGGGCGAAGCTTTCTTTGCCGGCGAAAGAATGCCCGCCGCCGAGGCACTGGCCAAGGCCGGCCTCGCACCGGTGACGCTGGCCGCCAAGGAAGGGCTGGCGCTGATCAACGGCACCCAGGTTTCGACCGCGCTCGCTCTGGCCGGGCTCTTCAAGGCGCATCGGGCCGCAAGGGCAGCCGTCATCACCGGTGCGCTGTCGACCGACGCCGCCATGGGCTCGTCAGCTCCCTTCCACCCCGAGATTCACACGCTGCGCGGTCATAGAGGGCAGATCGACACCGCCGCCGCGCTCTGGACATTGCTCGAGCGCTCCGAAATCCGCGAGAGCCATCGCGAAGGCGACGAGCGTGTGCAGGACCCTTACTGCATCCGCTGTCAGCCGCAGGTGGACGGCGCTTGCCTGGACGTGCTGCGTCAGGCGGCGCGCACGCTGGAAATCGAGGCCAACGCGGTGACCGACAATCCACTGGTGCTTTCGGACGGGCAGGTTGTCTCGGGCGGCAATTTCCACGCCGAGCCGGTGGCGCTGGCCGCCGACCAGATCGCACTTGCGGTGTGCGAAATCGGGGCGATCGCCCAGCGGCGTATCGCGCTCCTGGTCGACCCGGCGCTCTCCTTCGGCCTGCCGGCATTCCTGGCCAAGAAGCCTGGCCTGAACTCGGGCCTGATGATCGCCGAGGTGACCTCCGCCGCGCTCATGTCGGAAAACAAGCAGATGGCGCATCCGGCCTCGGTCGATTCCACCCCCACCTCCGCCAATCAGGAGGACCATGTCTCGATGGCCTGCCACGGCGCCCGGCGCCTGCTGGCGATGACCGAGAACCTCTACGGCATCGTCGGCATAGAGGCCGTGACAGCGGCGCAAGGCCTCGACCTGCGCGCTCCATTGAAGACCGGCGCCGAACTGCAGAAAGCCCATTCCGCCATCCGCGCCGTTGTGCCGGAACTCGAAGCGGACCGCTTCATGGCGCCCGACCTGGAAAAAGCCATCGAGCTCGTGCGCTCCGGCAGCCTCAATGCCAGCATTTCGCCGGGCATCCTCCCGGAGTTGAGGAGCGAGCCGTGA
- the hutI gene encoding imidazolonepropionase: MARQIITGIRLAAMTAGGVPYGLVEDAAVAVEDGRIAFAGERAALPQGWSDAPGQDFGGRLATPAFVDCHTHIVHGGHRAREFEMRLQGASYEEVARAGGGIVSTVSATRELSEDALVAGALPRLDALIAEGVATVEIKSGYGLTVADELKMLRAARRLGLLRPVRVKTTYLAAHALPPEYKGQANAYIDDVVLPGMDAAHEEGLVDAVDGFCEGIAFSPDEMARVFDHADKLGLPVKLHAEQLSNLGGARLAASHGALSADHLEYLDEDGVAAMARAGSVAVLLPGAFYTLRETQLPPVDALRRAGVPIAVATDCNPGSSPLASLLLTLNMACTLFRLTPEEALAGATREAARALGLAGEIGTIEPGKRAELAIWDVEHPAELAYRIGFNPLHRRIVGDAA; this comes from the coding sequence ATGGCGCGTCAAATCATTACCGGCATCCGCCTCGCGGCCATGACGGCCGGCGGCGTGCCCTACGGGCTGGTTGAGGACGCTGCGGTCGCCGTAGAGGATGGGCGCATCGCCTTTGCTGGTGAGCGGGCGGCGCTTCCGCAAGGCTGGTCGGACGCGCCGGGGCAGGACTTCGGCGGCCGGCTGGCGACGCCGGCATTTGTCGACTGCCATACCCACATCGTCCATGGCGGCCATCGCGCGCGCGAATTCGAGATGCGGCTGCAAGGCGCGAGCTATGAGGAGGTAGCGCGCGCCGGCGGCGGCATCGTTTCCACCGTATCGGCAACGCGGGAGTTGAGCGAGGACGCGCTTGTCGCCGGCGCGCTGCCCCGGCTCGACGCCCTCATCGCCGAGGGAGTCGCAACGGTGGAAATCAAATCCGGCTACGGACTGACGGTCGCGGATGAATTGAAGATGCTGCGCGCGGCGCGCCGGCTGGGGCTGTTGCGGCCGGTGCGCGTGAAGACCACCTATCTGGCCGCCCATGCCCTGCCGCCCGAATACAAGGGCCAGGCGAACGCCTATATCGACGATGTGGTGCTGCCCGGCATGGACGCGGCGCACGAGGAAGGCCTGGTCGACGCGGTGGATGGCTTTTGCGAGGGCATTGCCTTCTCGCCCGACGAGATGGCCCGCGTCTTCGACCACGCGGACAAGCTCGGCCTTCCTGTTAAGCTGCATGCCGAGCAGCTTTCAAATCTCGGCGGAGCCCGGCTGGCCGCCTCCCATGGCGCGCTTTCGGCGGACCATCTGGAGTATCTGGACGAGGACGGGGTAGCGGCCATGGCGCGTGCGGGCAGTGTTGCCGTGCTCCTGCCGGGCGCCTTCTACACGCTGCGCGAGACGCAACTGCCTCCGGTGGATGCATTGCGCAGAGCCGGCGTGCCCATCGCCGTCGCCACCGATTGCAATCCCGGCTCCTCGCCGCTCGCTTCGCTTCTCCTGACCCTCAACATGGCCTGCACCCTGTTCCGCCTGACGCCGGAGGAGGCGCTTGCGGGCGCAACGCGCGAGGCTGCACGGGCCCTCGGGCTTGCCGGCGAGATCGGCACCATAGAGCCGGGCAAGCGCGCCGAGCTAGCCATCTGGGACGTCGAGCATCCGGCCGAACTCGCCTACCGCATCGGCTTCAACCCGCTCCATCGCCGCATCGTCGGAGACGCCGCATGA
- the hutU gene encoding urocanate hydratase encodes MTNPRHNIRDVKAPRGPELNARSWLTEAPLRMLMNNLDAEVAENPNELVVYGGIGRAARTWDDFDRIVATLKTLGEDETLLVQSGKPVGVFRTHADAPRVLIANSNLVPHWANWDHFNELDRKGLMMYGQMTAGSWIYIGSQGIVQGTYETFVEAGRQHYGGDLKGRWILTAGLGGMGGAQPLAAVMAGACCLAIECDETRIDFRRRTRYVDEKATSLDEALEMIDRWTKAGEAKSVGLLGNAAEIVPEMVRRGVKPDLVTDQTSAHDPVNGYLPKGWTVAEWREKRESDPKAVEKAARASMREHVEAMVAFWNRGIPTLDYGNNIRQVAKEEGLGNAFAFPGFVPAYIRPLFCRGIGPFRWAALSGDPEDIYRTDEKVKEILPDNEHLHRWLDMARERIAFQGLPARICWVGLGDRHRLGLAFNEMVAKGELKAPVVIGRDHLDSGSVASPNRETEAMKDGSDAVSDWPLLNALLNTASGATWVSLHHGGGVGMGFSQHAGMVVCADGTDAAAARLERVLWNDPATGVMRHADAGYEEALDWARKQGLRLPAILGN; translated from the coding sequence ATGACAAACCCGCGCCACAACATCCGCGACGTGAAAGCCCCGCGCGGGCCGGAACTCAACGCCAGGAGCTGGCTCACGGAAGCGCCGCTGCGCATGCTGATGAACAATCTCGACGCCGAGGTGGCCGAAAACCCCAATGAGCTCGTCGTCTATGGCGGGATCGGCCGGGCGGCGCGCACCTGGGATGATTTCGACCGCATCGTGGCGACGTTGAAAACCCTCGGTGAGGACGAGACGCTGCTGGTGCAGTCGGGCAAGCCGGTCGGCGTGTTCCGCACCCATGCGGATGCGCCGCGCGTGCTCATCGCCAATTCCAACCTCGTGCCGCATTGGGCAAACTGGGACCACTTCAACGAGCTCGATAGGAAGGGCCTCATGATGTACGGCCAGATGACGGCCGGCTCATGGATCTATATCGGCAGCCAGGGCATCGTGCAGGGCACCTACGAGACCTTTGTCGAGGCTGGGCGCCAGCACTACGGCGGCGACCTCAAGGGCCGGTGGATACTGACGGCGGGGCTGGGCGGCATGGGCGGCGCGCAGCCGCTGGCCGCCGTCATGGCAGGCGCCTGTTGCCTGGCGATCGAGTGCGACGAGACCCGCATCGATTTCCGCCGCCGCACCCGTTACGTCGACGAAAAGGCGACCTCGCTCGACGAGGCGCTGGAGATGATCGACCGCTGGACCAAGGCCGGCGAGGCGAAGTCGGTCGGCCTGCTCGGCAACGCTGCCGAGATCGTGCCGGAGATGGTGCGCCGGGGTGTGAAGCCCGACCTGGTGACCGACCAGACCTCGGCCCACGATCCCGTCAACGGCTACCTGCCGAAAGGCTGGACGGTGGCTGAATGGCGCGAGAAGCGGGAGAGCGATCCGAAGGCGGTGGAAAAAGCCGCCCGCGCGTCGATGCGCGAGCATGTGGAAGCCATGGTCGCCTTCTGGAACCGCGGTATCCCAACCCTCGATTACGGCAACAATATCCGGCAGGTGGCGAAGGAAGAAGGCCTGGGGAACGCTTTCGCCTTCCCCGGCTTCGTGCCGGCCTATATCCGCCCACTGTTCTGCCGCGGCATCGGCCCGTTCCGCTGGGCGGCCCTTTCAGGCGACCCGGAAGACATCTACCGCACCGACGAGAAAGTGAAGGAGATACTGCCCGACAACGAGCACCTTCACCGGTGGCTGGACATGGCGCGCGAGCGCATCGCCTTTCAGGGCCTGCCGGCGCGCATCTGCTGGGTTGGCCTTGGCGACAGGCATCGTCTGGGCCTGGCATTCAACGAAATGGTGGCCAAGGGTGAACTGAAGGCGCCGGTGGTCATCGGCCGCGATCATCTGGATTCGGGCTCCGTCGCCTCGCCGAACCGCGAAACGGAGGCGATGAAGGACGGTTCGGACGCCGTCTCCGACTGGCCGCTGCTCAACGCGCTGCTCAACACCGCCTCCGGCGCGACCTGGGTTTCGCTGCACCATGGCGGCGGCGTCGGCATGGGTTTCTCGCAGCATGCGGGCATGGTCGTCTGTGCCGACGGCACCGATGCGGCGGCGGCCCGGCTGGAGCGCGTCTTGTGGAATGACCCGGCGACCGGCGTCATGCGCCATGCCGACGCCGGCTACGAGGAAGCGCTCGACTGGGCGAGAAAACAGGGATTGCGGCTGCCCGCGATCCTGGGAAATTAG